A window of the Roseburia sp. 831b genome harbors these coding sequences:
- the thiT gene encoding energy-coupled thiamine transporter ThiT, whose amino-acid sequence MNNFFATPEGAWDDGSAHLTTIGLVIIIAIIAILIIGSLLVRHKSAETKKAITTKQLVFSAVAIALAVVTSMIKFANLPMGGSVTLFSMLFIALIGYWYGPSIGLMTGFAYGLVQFVMEPIFYTIPQMLLDYPLAFGALGLSGFFYKKKWGLQIGYVVGVIGRFICSTISGVVFFGSFAPEGTPALVYSVTYQASYLVPEALVTLILISLPPVASALAYVKKMARAEV is encoded by the coding sequence ATGAACAATTTTTTTGCAACACCAGAAGGAGCCTGGGATGACGGCTCTGCACATTTAACTACAATTGGTCTTGTGATTATCATTGCCATCATCGCAATCTTAATCATTGGTTCACTTCTCGTTCGTCACAAGAGCGCTGAGACCAAAAAGGCTATTACAACCAAGCAGCTTGTATTCTCTGCAGTTGCCATTGCACTTGCAGTTGTGACCTCTATGATTAAATTTGCCAACCTTCCAATGGGTGGTTCTGTCACATTGTTTAGTATGCTCTTTATCGCTTTGATTGGTTATTGGTACGGTCCATCTATCGGACTTATGACCGGTTTTGCCTATGGTCTTGTTCAGTTTGTCATGGAACCAATCTTTTACACGATTCCGCAGATGCTTTTGGATTACCCGCTTGCATTCGGCGCCTTAGGACTCTCCGGTTTCTTTTATAAGAAAAAATGGGGCTTACAGATTGGATATGTTGTCGGTGTAATCGGACGTTTCATTTGTTCCACCATTTCCGGTGTTGTTTTCTTCGGTTCTTTCGCACCAGAAGGAACTCCGGCGTTAGTCTATTCCGTAACTTATCAGGCAAGCTACTTAGTACCGGAGGCACTTGTAACCTTGATTTTGATTTCACTTCCACCGGTTGCAAGCGCCCTTGCTTATGTGAAAAAAATGGCACGTGCAGAAGTGTAA
- a CDS encoding ROK family glucokinase — translation MKKYAFGVDIGGTTIKMGFFETSGKMLDKWEIKTNTENNGASILEDVARAVDNKLAQESISKNDVQGIGIGVPGPVMADGTVNKCVNLGWGVFNVAEQLQNLSGLSVKVGNDANVAALGEMWQGGGKGFTDVVMVTLGTGVGGGIIIGGKMVSGATGAGGEIGHVMVNEDEIELCGCGKCGCLEQYASATGIVRIAKRKLATTTAETSLRNFDELTAKDVFDEAKAGDAVAVGLVDEVGKILGTALANIACVVNPQAFVIGGGVSKAGKILTDNIEKYYVERTFHACRGAKFELASLGNDAGMYGCVRMLLED, via the coding sequence ATGAAAAAATATGCATTTGGTGTAGATATTGGTGGTACTACCATCAAGATGGGTTTTTTTGAAACAAGTGGAAAAATGTTGGATAAATGGGAAATCAAGACCAATACCGAGAACAACGGAGCTTCCATTTTAGAGGATGTGGCTCGTGCCGTTGACAACAAACTGGCACAGGAGAGCATCTCCAAAAATGATGTACAGGGAATTGGAATCGGTGTACCAGGACCTGTTATGGCAGATGGAACTGTGAATAAATGCGTAAACCTTGGATGGGGTGTATTCAATGTTGCAGAACAGTTACAGAACTTAAGTGGTCTTTCTGTAAAAGTAGGAAATGATGCAAATGTCGCAGCACTTGGAGAAATGTGGCAAGGCGGCGGTAAAGGATTTACAGATGTAGTTATGGTTACACTTGGAACCGGTGTTGGCGGTGGAATCATCATCGGTGGTAAGATGGTTTCTGGTGCAACAGGAGCCGGTGGTGAAATCGGACATGTCATGGTGAATGAAGACGAAATCGAACTCTGTGGATGTGGAAAATGTGGATGTTTAGAGCAGTATGCATCAGCAACCGGAATTGTTCGTATTGCAAAAAGAAAGCTTGCAACTACAACCGCTGAGACATCTTTACGCAATTTTGATGAACTCACTGCAAAAGATGTTTTCGACGAAGCAAAAGCAGGAGATGCGGTTGCCGTTGGTCTTGTAGACGAAGTAGGTAAGATTTTAGGAACAGCACTTGCTAATATTGCATGTGTAGTAAACCCACAGGCATTTGTAATCGGCGGTGGAGTTTCAAAAGCTGGTAAGATTTTAACAGATAATATTGAAAAATATTATGTAGAAAGAACCTTCCATGCCTGCCGTGGTGCAAAATTCGAACTTGCATCCCTTGGAAATGATGCAGGAATGTATGGATGTGTCCGTATGTTGTTAGAAGACTAA
- a CDS encoding ATP-binding protein, which translates to MQINQIKIYNYGKLQNKEYTFDPGINLIYGENEAGKSTMQAFLKSMLFGMEKPKGRAAAGELYTKYEPWHAPSYYSGAMHFFVDGKPFYLERNFYVKEKKEVLCNERDGEELSVAYGDLAVLLGGISKEAYEATYEIPQAGAATGTQLAGLLAEYLSDATLGGAGSIHVTRAMKNLLTQKRELASILRKEEQQRKQQQEHVLVEKKVLERDLAEQKQLIEKAKMQMESEQQKEAQFARKQETVRKESGILRILHSFSSRTLRVAGAMLAILNSFAYQIWYQVAPVFWLLEIFFIAIFFCGIFSNETTGEDAPVPDGISQKPQLEEEPFSEKKLLRKLEETVREKEIRLSNLKEQSEQLEQLSRKEQELKEDIQALELAQMQIQKLSVEVSEDIQDQLDAQVSKYVSELTNGRYDRIRVDEQGNLKVYLEGRTIPLEQLSKGTLEQMYLALRLAVGTVFTREEKLPLLLDETFAMYDETRLGEALLLLEKQQTQVFLFTCQKREEEILQKMGIMYQKVVL; encoded by the coding sequence ATGCAGATAAATCAGATTAAAATATACAACTATGGAAAATTACAGAACAAAGAATACACATTTGACCCGGGAATCAATCTGATTTATGGGGAAAATGAAGCCGGAAAATCGACGATGCAGGCATTTTTAAAAAGCATGCTGTTCGGGATGGAAAAGCCAAAGGGAAGGGCGGCAGCAGGAGAGCTTTATACGAAATATGAGCCGTGGCATGCACCGTCTTATTATAGCGGGGCAATGCATTTTTTCGTGGACGGGAAGCCTTTTTATCTGGAGCGCAATTTCTATGTGAAGGAGAAAAAGGAAGTTTTATGTAACGAAAGGGATGGGGAAGAACTTTCGGTTGCTTATGGAGATTTAGCGGTGCTGCTTGGAGGAATCAGCAAGGAGGCATATGAGGCAACCTATGAGATTCCACAGGCAGGAGCTGCGACTGGAACACAGCTTGCCGGACTTTTGGCAGAATACTTATCCGATGCCACGTTAGGTGGTGCCGGCTCGATTCATGTGACAAGGGCGATGAAGAATCTTTTGACCCAAAAGAGAGAACTTGCGTCCATACTTCGAAAAGAAGAACAGCAGCGAAAGCAGCAGCAAGAGCATGTACTGGTAGAAAAAAAAGTTCTTGAGCGTGACCTTGCAGAGCAGAAACAATTAATCGAGAAAGCAAAAATGCAAATGGAGTCAGAACAGCAAAAGGAAGCGCAATTTGCTAGAAAGCAGGAAACGGTTAGGAAAGAAAGCGGTATCCTACGCATTTTACATTCTTTTTCTTCCAGAACACTTCGTGTCGCTGGCGCCATGCTTGCAATTTTGAACTCGTTTGCTTATCAAATCTGGTATCAGGTGGCACCCGTTTTCTGGCTGTTAGAGATTTTTTTCATTGCAATTTTCTTTTGCGGAATTTTTTCGAATGAGACGACAGGGGAAGATGCGCCAGTTCCAGATGGAATATCACAGAAGCCTCAGTTGGAAGAGGAGCCTTTTTCGGAGAAAAAGTTACTTCGAAAATTAGAAGAGACAGTGCGCGAAAAAGAAATCAGATTGTCTAATTTGAAGGAACAATCAGAACAATTGGAACAATTAAGCCGGAAAGAACAGGAATTAAAAGAGGATATCCAGGCGTTGGAATTAGCGCAGATGCAGATTCAAAAATTATCGGTGGAAGTGAGTGAGGATATCCAGGATCAGCTCGATGCGCAGGTGTCAAAATATGTGTCAGAGCTTACGAACGGCAGGTACGACAGAATCCGGGTGGACGAACAGGGAAATTTAAAAGTTTATCTGGAAGGAAGAACCATTCCGCTAGAACAGCTTAGCAAGGGAACGTTAGAACAAATGTATCTGGCGCTGCGCCTTGCTGTTGGCACTGTTTTTACAAGAGAGGAAAAGCTGCCGCTTTTGCTGGATGAGACATTTGCAATGTATGATGAGACACGTCTGGGAGAGGCACTTCTTTTACTGGAAAAGCAGCAGACACAGGTATTTTTGTTCACCTGTCAAAAGCGTGAAGAAGAAATCTTACAAAAAATGGGTATTATGTACCAAAAAGTGGTATTATAG
- a CDS encoding transglycosylase domain-containing protein, which yields MAKKRKKKRKNRFFWFFAKFQIVLMFLVIGALAYYYYGGYAQQIQKLHSEAVQLVKDSTEATFKSAQTSSVYDANGDLITKLRGSKDVYYVNSEDIPADVKAAIISIEDKKFYRHHGVDYKAIVRAFVAMVKNREVTQGGSTITMQLARNIYLSTEQTWQRKVEEIFIALEMERVYSKDKILEYYLNNIYFGNGYYGIQAASRGYFNKDVQDLDLSQIAYLCGIPNNPTMYNPLTHLDKGVGRRNRILKNMLEDGKISQARYNEAVSEEIVLDQPEETAKNDYVETYTYSCATKALMSLEGFEFQYDFDTQEEEDAYDEAYSELYDECQKKLYTAGYQIYTSIDLTMQQELQDSVNDTLSDFTETTDDGVYTLQSSAVCIDNDTGFVKAIVGGRSQDFSGYTLNRAYQSFRQPGSTIKPLIVYTPAFENGYTPDSHVVDQPIEDGPKNAGGSYRGEITVRTAVENSINTIAWQLYTELTPKVGLSYLKEMNFSKIVAADETPATALGGFTNGVSAVEMASGYATIENDGVYREPTCVTSILDADGNVVYSAPQTETIVYKQNAARMMTDVLQGVIKEGTARGLSLGDMPCAGKTGTTNGSKDGWFVGYTRYYTTSVWVGYDMPKTLNNLQGATYPGKIWQDFMLKIHEGLDPLDFLPYAQVSDSVNQGESQDETTDESQDAVENTDAQPTTTDTGDAQQTTTDQTQNNQTQQGTTGQTNNSTVTTPTDIQGTTTNDNGNSQNTINGTTGQTDSDSSNGSQTNQNGSQTNQNGTQTGQNGGENTPSDGQN from the coding sequence ATGGCAAAAAAAAGAAAGAAAAAGAGAAAGAACCGTTTCTTTTGGTTTTTCGCAAAATTTCAAATTGTTCTGATGTTCTTAGTCATTGGTGCATTGGCATATTATTATTATGGTGGCTATGCGCAGCAGATTCAGAAATTGCATTCCGAGGCAGTACAGCTTGTGAAGGATTCCACCGAGGCTACCTTTAAGTCAGCACAGACAAGTAGTGTCTATGATGCAAATGGGGATCTGATTACCAAGTTAAGAGGATCAAAAGACGTTTATTATGTAAATTCTGAGGATATTCCTGCCGATGTAAAGGCGGCGATTATCAGTATTGAAGATAAAAAATTTTACAGACACCACGGTGTTGACTATAAAGCGATTGTGCGTGCATTTGTCGCAATGGTAAAAAATCGTGAGGTAACGCAGGGTGGAAGTACGATTACAATGCAGCTTGCAAGAAATATTTATCTGTCAACGGAGCAGACCTGGCAGCGAAAAGTGGAAGAGATTTTTATTGCACTTGAGATGGAACGTGTTTACAGCAAGGATAAAATTTTGGAGTATTACTTAAATAATATCTATTTTGGAAATGGATATTATGGAATTCAGGCTGCAAGCCGTGGTTATTTCAATAAGGATGTCCAGGATTTGGATCTTTCGCAGATTGCATATCTGTGTGGAATTCCGAACAATCCGACCATGTACAACCCACTCACCCATTTGGATAAAGGGGTTGGGCGAAGAAATCGTATTCTGAAAAATATGTTAGAGGACGGAAAAATTTCGCAGGCCAGATACAATGAGGCTGTTTCCGAGGAGATTGTCTTAGACCAGCCGGAAGAGACGGCAAAGAATGATTATGTGGAAACTTATACCTATTCTTGTGCAACCAAGGCGTTGATGTCATTGGAGGGATTTGAATTCCAATATGATTTTGATACGCAGGAGGAGGAAGATGCGTATGATGAGGCTTACAGTGAACTTTACGATGAGTGCCAGAAGAAACTGTATACAGCCGGTTATCAGATTTATACTTCCATTGACCTTACCATGCAGCAGGAATTACAGGATTCTGTGAACGATACGTTAAGCGATTTTACGGAGACAACGGATGACGGCGTCTATACGCTTCAATCTTCTGCGGTATGTATTGACAATGACACAGGATTTGTAAAAGCAATTGTAGGTGGACGAAGCCAGGACTTTTCCGGCTATACCTTAAACCGTGCCTACCAGAGTTTCCGACAGCCTGGTAGTACGATAAAACCTTTGATTGTATACACGCCAGCTTTTGAAAATGGTTATACGCCGGATTCCCATGTGGTCGATCAGCCAATTGAGGATGGACCAAAGAATGCGGGAGGTTCCTACCGAGGCGAGATTACGGTACGGACAGCGGTAGAGAATTCCATCAACACGATTGCATGGCAGTTGTATACAGAGCTGACCCCAAAGGTAGGTCTTTCCTATTTGAAAGAGATGAATTTCTCCAAAATTGTTGCAGCAGATGAGACACCGGCAACCGCACTGGGTGGTTTTACCAATGGTGTTTCCGCAGTTGAGATGGCATCCGGTTATGCTACGATTGAAAATGATGGTGTTTACCGCGAACCGACCTGTGTCACATCTATTTTGGATGCAGATGGAAATGTAGTTTATTCCGCACCACAGACAGAGACGATTGTCTATAAGCAGAATGCAGCCCGCATGATGACCGATGTGTTACAGGGTGTTATCAAAGAAGGTACCGCAAGAGGACTTTCCCTTGGTGACATGCCATGTGCTGGAAAAACAGGTACGACAAACGGTTCAAAGGATGGCTGGTTTGTGGGTTATACCAGATATTACACCACAAGTGTATGGGTTGGATATGATATGCCAAAAACTTTGAATAACTTACAGGGTGCAACCTATCCTGGAAAAATCTGGCAGGATTTCATGTTAAAGATTCATGAGGGACTAGATCCGCTTGATTTTCTCCCATATGCACAGGTTTCCGATAGTGTGAACCAGGGTGAATCGCAGGACGAGACAACCGATGAGTCGCAGGATGCGGTAGAAAATACGGATGCACAACCGACAACAACGGATACAGGAGATGCGCAGCAGACTACAACCGATCAGACACAGAACAATCAGACGCAGCAGGGAACGACGGGACAGACAAACAATTCTACCGTCACAACCCCAACGGATATCCAGGGTACAACTACAAATGACAATGGAAACTCGCAGAATACCATCAACGGAACAACGGGACAGACAGATTCCGATTCGTCAAATGGTTCCCAGACCAATCAAAACGGTTCCCAGACCAATCAAAATGGCACCCAGACAGGGCAAAATGGAGGAGAAAATACGCCATCCGATGGACAAAACTGA
- a CDS encoding MarR family winged helix-turn-helix transcriptional regulator produces the protein MTTDEAFNELLVKLFKDITEIEGRELVTEEFHDITYNDFHIIEGIGTKEAKTMTGIAKSMNVTTGTMTKAIEGLTEKGYVTRERTKEDKRIVFISLTEKGKRAYEHHEAFHNRMISSMKNSLSREELTVLAHSMETLTNFFHEVYEENKKK, from the coding sequence ATGACAACAGATGAAGCATTTAACGAGTTATTGGTGAAACTTTTCAAGGATATCACGGAGATTGAGGGAAGAGAACTGGTAACAGAGGAGTTCCATGACATCACGTATAACGATTTCCATATTATAGAAGGAATCGGTACGAAAGAGGCAAAAACCATGACTGGAATTGCCAAAAGCATGAATGTCACAACAGGCACCATGACAAAGGCAATTGAAGGTCTGACAGAAAAAGGTTATGTGACAAGGGAGCGAACCAAAGAGGACAAACGAATTGTCTTTATTTCATTGACGGAAAAAGGAAAACGGGCTTACGAACATCATGAGGCGTTTCATAATCGTATGATTAGCTCCATGAAAAATTCACTTTCCAGAGAAGAATTGACGGTTTTAGCTCATTCTATGGAGACGCTTACAAACTTTTTTCATGAAGTTTACGAAGAAAATAAGAAGAAATAG
- a CDS encoding metallophosphoesterase family protein: MRFMHISDVHLGVKPDQGRAWSERRTQDIWDSFAEVIAVAARKKIEYLFITGDLFHAQPLKRELKEVGRLFEQIPQTKIFLIAGNHDYLQPKSYYLSYPWPDNVYFFPKEEVEAIDFPKDNITVYGLSYWHREIRERLYDEVRPANGKRINLFLAHGGDEKHIPCNPTTFVNNGFDYTMMGHIHKGGQLIPGKVTMAGALEPTDCNDFGPHGYWMGELEKGHCVLQFFPIQKCQYCVETFPVEQKTTGREVLEWARNLIQESEPYQLFRIQLKGYADPDMEFGLERIEALEQVLDVTCDILPNYDYEKLKEEHQNTLVEAYITSMQEMEQTNITKKALEYGVSALLGHQICR, encoded by the coding sequence ATGAGATTTATGCATATATCGGATGTGCACCTTGGGGTAAAACCAGATCAGGGAAGGGCATGGAGTGAGCGAAGAACACAGGATATCTGGGATTCTTTTGCCGAGGTAATTGCAGTGGCAGCAAGAAAAAAGATAGAGTACCTGTTTATTACGGGAGACCTTTTTCATGCACAGCCCCTAAAAAGGGAGCTAAAAGAGGTGGGACGCCTGTTTGAACAGATTCCACAGACCAAGATTTTTCTGATTGCAGGCAATCATGATTATTTACAGCCAAAATCATATTATTTGTCCTATCCCTGGCCGGACAATGTTTACTTTTTCCCAAAAGAAGAGGTGGAAGCAATCGATTTCCCAAAGGACAATATCACCGTGTATGGTTTGAGTTACTGGCACAGGGAAATCAGGGAGCGTCTTTACGATGAAGTAAGACCGGCGAATGGAAAACGAATCAATCTTTTCCTGGCACACGGGGGAGATGAAAAGCATATCCCATGCAACCCAACTACGTTTGTAAACAATGGATTTGATTATACCATGATGGGGCATATTCACAAGGGCGGTCAGTTAATTCCAGGAAAAGTGACGATGGCGGGAGCGCTAGAGCCGACCGACTGCAATGATTTTGGACCGCATGGTTATTGGATGGGAGAATTGGAAAAAGGACACTGTGTACTTCAGTTTTTCCCAATCCAAAAATGCCAGTACTGTGTGGAAACGTTTCCGGTTGAGCAAAAGACAACGGGGCGTGAGGTATTAGAATGGGCAAGAAACTTAATTCAGGAAAGTGAACCGTATCAGCTTTTTCGGATTCAGCTAAAAGGATATGCAGACCCGGATATGGAGTTTGGATTAGAGCGCATCGAGGCGTTAGAACAGGTGTTAGATGTAACATGTGATATTTTGCCAAACTACGATTATGAGAAATTAAAGGAAGAACATCAGAATACATTAGTGGAAGCATATATTACTTCCATGCAGGAAATGGAACAGACCAACATCACAAAAAAGGCATTAGAATATGGCGTAAGCGCCTTGTTAGGACATCAGATATGCAGATAA
- a CDS encoding SDR family NAD(P)-dependent oxidoreductase — MKKHFAVVTGASSGIGKEFARQLAREGYPLVLVARRKERLEELKAELEKKGTTCLLITADLSKTAECIRLVEELEEIPVSIFINNAGFGDCGSFLDTDAKKELEMIDVNIKAMHLLMKKMLYSMEQQGHGYLLNVASSAGLLPAGPYMATYYATKAYVASLTRAVAAELKQKNSNVYVGALCPGPVDTEFNDVANVEFALPGITPEYCASYAISQMKRRKTVIVPTLTLKAATTFARFIPQKLLIDIVGHQQKKKLTK, encoded by the coding sequence ATGAAAAAACATTTTGCAGTGGTAACAGGTGCCAGTTCAGGCATTGGAAAAGAGTTTGCAAGACAGCTCGCAAGGGAGGGATATCCGTTGGTGCTGGTGGCAAGAAGAAAGGAACGCCTAGAAGAACTCAAAGCAGAATTAGAGAAAAAAGGCACCACATGTCTTTTGATTACGGCAGACCTTTCGAAAACAGCAGAATGTATTCGATTGGTGGAAGAATTAGAAGAGATACCGGTTTCTATCTTTATTAACAATGCGGGATTTGGGGACTGTGGATCCTTTTTGGATACGGATGCCAAGAAGGAACTTGAAATGATAGACGTCAACATCAAAGCCATGCATCTATTAATGAAGAAAATGCTTTATAGCATGGAACAACAGGGGCACGGTTATCTTTTAAATGTGGCATCTTCGGCGGGACTGCTTCCGGCAGGACCATACATGGCGACCTACTATGCAACCAAAGCTTATGTGGCAAGTCTGACACGTGCCGTGGCAGCAGAGCTAAAGCAGAAGAACAGCAACGTGTATGTCGGTGCACTTTGTCCGGGACCGGTTGACACAGAGTTTAATGATGTCGCAAATGTAGAGTTTGCATTGCCGGGAATTACGCCGGAATATTGTGCGTCTTATGCAATCAGTCAGATGAAACGCCGTAAGACGGTGATTGTGCCGACGCTTACGCTAAAGGCTGCGACAACTTTTGCAAGATTCATCCCACAGAAGCTTTTGATTGATATTGTGGGGCATCAGCAGAAGAAGAAGTTAACAAAATAA
- the spoVT gene encoding stage V sporulation protein T → MKATGIVRRIDDLGRIVVPKEIRRTLRIREGDPLEIFTDREGEIILKKYSPIGELSQFAVQYAESLAQTTGHLVCIADRDHIIAASGSGKKDFDGKPISKQLETLIEERGNVVAQKDSSDFIKVTLDDAGDFGQQAICTIICEGDAIGAVILADKEEKMGETERKLAAAAAGFLGRQMEQ, encoded by the coding sequence GTGAAAGCCACAGGAATTGTACGCAGAATAGATGATTTGGGACGTATTGTAGTACCGAAAGAAATTCGAAGAACATTAAGAATCCGGGAGGGAGATCCGCTGGAGATTTTTACGGACCGGGAAGGCGAGATTATTCTGAAGAAATATTCTCCGATTGGGGAACTCAGCCAGTTCGCAGTGCAGTATGCGGAGAGCTTAGCACAGACGACAGGGCATCTGGTATGTATTGCGGATCGTGACCACATTATTGCAGCATCAGGTTCCGGAAAAAAGGATTTTGATGGAAAACCAATCAGCAAACAGTTAGAAACGTTAATTGAAGAACGTGGAAATGTGGTTGCACAAAAGGATTCCTCGGATTTTATCAAGGTCACATTAGACGATGCCGGAGATTTTGGGCAACAGGCAATCTGTACCATCATCTGTGAAGGAGATGCCATCGGGGCAGTCATCCTTGCGGACAAAGAGGAGAAAATGGGTGAGACGGAGCGAAAGCTTGCTGCAGCTGCAGCTGGTTTTCTCGGTCGCCAGATGGAGCAATAG
- a CDS encoding methyl-accepting chemotaxis protein, producing MFSKSNDKELLEALAGLRPADYTKKPELAAIYARLVNGRKEFAKVYEKDKEVVEQLGSLDQDLAQHIKTLEALSSHVAAASEKIYDATSETTSVAERVSQQHEELTNTIISASEETSDVYKKIDEGQNELNNIRELSNQTIEMSKAMQKDMDQLSDVILHMNEVIEGINSISSQTNLLALNASIEAARAGEAGKGFAVVADEIRKLAEETQKLTGDMGQFVEGIRGASEKSVTSAKDTITALGSMTEKIENVWKLNEQNQQNVSQINDSISSLAAVSEEISSSMTEMENEAGNIKEQCETLKDDSAKMSDVTDALADVARPVPVIKNTLEDAAQIMDGMSKDVFYAQTTEK from the coding sequence ATGTTTTCAAAATCAAATGACAAAGAATTACTTGAGGCACTTGCTGGATTAAGACCGGCAGATTACACGAAAAAACCGGAGCTGGCTGCAATTTATGCAAGACTGGTAAACGGACGGAAAGAGTTTGCGAAAGTTTACGAAAAAGATAAGGAAGTAGTGGAACAGTTAGGTTCCTTAGATCAGGACTTAGCACAGCACATCAAGACCTTAGAAGCACTTTCTTCACATGTAGCGGCAGCATCGGAAAAGATTTATGATGCAACATCTGAGACCACTTCTGTGGCAGAGCGTGTATCACAGCAGCATGAAGAGCTGACCAATACCATTATCAGTGCTTCTGAGGAGACGAGTGATGTATACAAGAAGATTGATGAGGGGCAGAATGAGTTAAATAACATCAGAGAGTTATCCAACCAGACCATCGAGATGTCAAAAGCGATGCAAAAGGATATGGATCAGCTGTCGGATGTGATTTTACATATGAATGAGGTAATTGAAGGTATCAATTCGATTTCTTCACAGACAAATCTTCTTGCATTAAACGCTTCTATCGAGGCTGCAAGAGCAGGGGAAGCAGGAAAAGGTTTTGCGGTTGTAGCAGACGAGATCCGAAAACTTGCAGAAGAGACACAGAAACTGACCGGCGATATGGGACAGTTTGTAGAAGGAATCCGCGGAGCATCCGAGAAGAGCGTGACAAGTGCAAAGGATACCATTACGGCGCTCGGCAGCATGACAGAGAAGATTGAGAATGTCTGGAAATTGAATGAACAGAATCAGCAGAACGTATCCCAGATTAACGACTCTATCAGTTCGCTTGCAGCAGTCAGTGAAGAAATCAGCAGTTCCATGACGGAGATGGAAAATGAGGCAGGAAACATCAAAGAACAGTGTGAGACATTAAAAGACGATTCTGCGAAGATGTCCGACGTCACAGATGCATTGGCAGATGTTGCAAGACCGGTACCTGTGATTAAAAATACATTAGAGGATGCAGCACAGATTATGGACGGAATGTCCAAAGATGTGTTCTATGCACAGACAACGGAAAAATAA
- a CDS encoding DUF4321 domain-containing protein, producing MSRGNAGKNNWALFLLLLAGIVLGGFLGSLAEGVPFLSWLNYGQNFGFAEPIVLNLGILVLTFGLTIKITIASIIGVLLAIIIYRLM from the coding sequence ATGAGTAGAGGGAATGCAGGAAAAAATAATTGGGCACTGTTTTTATTATTGTTAGCAGGAATTGTGCTTGGAGGCTTCCTTGGTTCACTTGCAGAGGGAGTACCATTTTTAAGCTGGTTAAATTACGGACAAAACTTCGGATTTGCAGAACCAATCGTGTTGAATCTTGGAATCTTGGTTCTGACATTTGGGCTGACCATTAAGATTACAATTGCAAGCATTATAGGTGTGTTATTAGCGATTATCATCTACCGACTTATGTAG